A stretch of the Vitis vinifera cultivar Pinot Noir 40024 chromosome 16, ASM3070453v1 genome encodes the following:
- the LOC100263797 gene encoding acidic endochitinase, whose amino-acid sequence MARTPQSIPLLISLSVLAFLQTSYAGGIAIYWGQNGNEGTLTQTCNTGKYSYVNIAFLNKFGNGRTPAINLAGHCNSASNGCTSVSNGIRNCQNRGTKVMLSIGGGVGNYSLSSSYDAQKVANYLWNNFLGGKSSSRPLGDAVLDGVDFDIELGSTQYWDNLARALSGFSKRGRKVYLTAAPQCPFQDRFLGPALNTGLFDYVWVQFYNNPPCQYTTGNTNKLLNSWNRWTSSINSRIFLGLPASSAAAGSGFIPANVLTSRILPVIKRSAKYGGVMLWSKYYDDQSGYSSSIKSRV is encoded by the coding sequence ATGGCTAGAACCCCTCAATCCATACCTCTGCTCATCTCCCTCTCAGTCCTAGCTTTCCTCCAGACCTCTTATGCCGGTGGCATCGCCATCTACTGGGGCCAAAACGGCAATGAAGGGACCCTAACTCAAACCTGCAACACCGGCAAATACTCCTACGTTAACATAGCCTTCCTCAACAAGTTCGGCAATGGCCGGACCCCTGCAATCAACCTTGCAGGCCATTGCAACTCTGCTTCCAATGGCTGCACCTCCGTCAGTAACGGCATAAGAAACTGCCAAAATCGAGGCACTAAGGTCATGCTCTCTATAGGTGGTGGGGTTGGAAATTACTCTCTGTCCTCTTCCTATGATGCCCAAAAAGTTGCCAATTATCTGTGGAACAACTTCTTGGGAGGAAAATCATCGTCTCGGCCATTAGGTGATGCAGTATTAGATGGCGTAGACTTCGACATCGAGCTCGGTTCGACCCAGTACTGGGATAACCTTGCTCGAGCCTTATCGGGTTTCAGCAAGCGTGGAAGGAAGGTATACCTCACTGCAGCCCCTCAATGCCCATTCCAAGATAGGTTCCTGGGCCCTGCCCTTAACACTGGCCTATTTGACTATGTCTGGGTGCAATTCTATAACAATCCCCCATGCCAGTATACTACTGGCAACACCAATAAGCTTCTGAATTCATGGAACCGGTGGACTTCATCGATAAATTCACGGATCTTCTTGGGTTTGCCGGCATCCTCTGCAGCTGCCGGAAGTGGGTTTATTCCGGCCAATGTGTTGACCTCTCGAATTCTTCCGGTCATTAAGAGATCAGCCAAGTATGGAGGCGTGATGCTGTGGTCAAAGTACTATGATGATCAGAGTGGATACAGCTCTAGCATTAAGAGCAGGGTGTGA